The Aedes albopictus strain Foshan chromosome 2, AalbF5, whole genome shotgun sequence region tgatgcaaaggaaagagaaaaaagtgaataagttgaaacatcaatttaaagtcaataaaatgtttaaatcagtggttaaCAAGATGTCccaagaactgcagatccaagagatatggcgggctaggtatgtagagtgcgatgagagaaatactaatgtaggtcaacccggaaagacgcaggtcagattaccgtaaatcagtggttGAGTTCAACACTACCCAAGTGACCAATAAGCCGTAAAACAGGCATTAAATCGGttctatagtcgaatatagaacATGGTTTACAGAGTTCATTGGAACTATATTCCGCAATAGAGCTCCTCAAATGCCACTTTTGGcgcattattcggctgatatacggcctacACCAGCCTCCCGTACCGGGTCTCTGGACAGACAGCTGTCAGaagtgagacaaaaaaaaaagaaaaaagtttaTTTATCAGTTGTCCCTTTCTTCTACGCCTGATTCGATACTGATTCTTTGCTGTTTTTCTTTGTGGTGTTTGTAGCAGTTTTTTGCTGCTTGATCCAGATTTCAGATGATGTCGTCGAGGTTCCTATTGCACCGATTTAATTCTTACGTGTCGCTTCCCATTTGCTCCAGCTATATTTACACAGCTGATTTCGCAGGTTTTTACCCGTATGAggctctgtacgaatttgccctgtcctgctcactcccacagaaaatttgaaaacagcgcgcacagtaaaagtcacatttgacttttactgtgcgagctgttttcaaattttctgtgtgaGTGAGCAGtatgccagattcgtgcagaggctcattttaAACTATCAAAATCTAGGCATCATAAATACTCATCCAGAATAAATTCGAAAGATTGGATAGACCCAAAGATAGACCTGATTAATGTCGGTGGTCAATGATATAAGCGAAGTTCATGGTTTAAACGAATTTATTAGAGCACTGCAAATTGGTTCTATTCCAATGATGAGGAAGCCAGGGGAACCGAGCTAGGATTTGTTTTGAACGGGTAGACAATAACTCGCATATGCTTCGGTGGAGCTGATTGCaactcaaaattaaaattaaaatcttCGGGGAATCATAAATAAAATCCTTGGGGAATAAATAATcaaatggaaatggaaatggggggcgacactagttttgccaagccgaaaacccccaaaaaaagtcgaaaaaaaaggaaaaacccggtaaacgccacctagtggccgaattgcaaaacaagtgtttatttttatgtgagtttatgtcatactgatcaactttgccgaagacaccaactttctaagttatcaggattctgagctatgagatttctaaaatttgcatgttcactagcgccgcctagtggcagaattgcgaaacaagtgtttatttttatgtaagtttatgtcatactgatcaactttgccaaagacaccaactttctaagttatcgggattctgagatatgaggttttgaaaatttacttgctcactagcgccgcccagtggaggaatttcgaatttCGCAACTCATCATCAGTAAGTTATTgtcgtacccaacaactttgccgaagacactatccttccaaattatcagggtcttgagctgtcgcatatcgtaacgtttgcttgacaacctgatatggttcctgtagtgcaatttagcatcaaactgttgatggtccctctagcggccaagttgttAACTAATcttatgaaccaaagttctaaatggtagatcttatcaagccctaaaactttgccgaaggaaGTATtacgctaactcttaacacacccgagataatagaccacacccccaaaaagccgaaatcccataagctcttagggccaatttcttcacctcggcttaactggtaagccaggcttatccatatagttaaacctagcTTAACGCttgagccagggtgaagaaatcggcccttaggggcgatttcttcaccctggcttaagcattAAGCCAGGTTAAAcagtatgggtaagcctggcttaccgattAAGCCGAGgagaagaaatcggcccttagtctcctattaagcggattcctattgcgcccctcgaccagtgatcttataagagtctcgactgcaCTCCACTCATCACACAAAAAATCACTATCAATGTCAAGATCCATTGCAGTTGAAGAAAAGCAATCGAAATTCAGCTCACTGCAATCCTTAGTCCACTATGTCATCTTCATCTTCACAACACGTATTATTTTTGCAGTGTATCTACCACAGGTCCACTTCCGGAGAATCAATCACTTCATCACTGGGTAGAATTTCATCCACAACACTTGTTTCGGACACTTCTTGTGCAATCCGCTTTGATTCCTCACGATTTCTAGTTGCTTGTTGGGCTTTACGCTTCCGAGGCATTTTTATTTCGTTGAAATTTCACTCATCGGAACAAGTCACGCTCAATCTTCACGCTGGATTTGTTTACACTTTGATAGGAGGAAATGGGGTGGTGCCCTGATAACAGCTGACGAGCAATGTTGCCAGGACAGAGGACGAACATAatttataatttaaataattatTCTCAAAACATTCTAAATTAAAGATTTTTCACTCATTGCAGAGTCGTTAAACATAAATAAGAGTTTGCCTAATGTTTTTTCCaacattttcaaagttttttcgaATTTTGATGGTTGCAATCTAAACTTCAGGCAAAAATCGACATCAATAAAGTTGGCAACGGCTGAATGATGATGCTGTCCTCGCTCATTATGTTCTATAGTGTGTGTTCGGTTAGGTGGCTGGATTTATTATGTAAACATCTCGAAATTGAAATGCGATTCGCTCGTCTGTGCCGTTTTACTTGATGCGCGTTAGTTTTTGAGAGTTGCGACGTTTGCCGAGTTCGCAATACAACGTTCCAATTTGTTTCGGCGGTTCAAGTTTTTTAAAGCAGTTTCCTGAACAACGAAAGTGTTTGAATGAAAAAAGTGACTATAGATTTGAAGAAATATGTGAGAGATAGGCGATGAATTGTTTTAAAGGTGCaaaaagcaagaaaatagttgaaaaaatagtttggaaagcatCGTGTGCTGATCTTGTGTAAATGTATTCGTCAGAGCAAGTGCTCGTGTGAAAAGTATTAGTGACTAGGCTCCCGAACAAGTGATCGGTAGAAAACCAGATTGCAGTCATGTTTCGTTGTTTTTTGGGAACTAAAATACTTTATCATATGCAGAATTTTGTCAGTAATCCTGTGAATACCATTAATTTGAGGTAAGTTGTACTTCTGAGTAGAATACGCCTGAAATAGTGATTTTTTAATGAACTCACTATCACTAATGCAAACCGTCATCGATTTCGCTATGGTTCATTCGTAATTTACTCtttatgttgtctttcggctccgttttgcttTAAGACATTTGAGTCTTATGAATGAATGTTttataatgttataagagaagGCAACAGTTTCTGTTATTTAAAAATTATGGAGCAGAATCGCACAGAAAAAATCACGTTAAGCGATAAAAAAGACGAGTATTTTTTGTGGGACTGATATGCATAGAAATTTAGCCGACAGGACCAcgtttctaggcataacagtcccactaagtattttttaataaaaaaaaactacatttgtataaattttttattcaaagtacctcaggcatgaaaatataagtGATGTCTCACAATACTATGAAAACTAAAATTCAACTTTTGTTGCACCGCTTTGTCGAAAGCAAGCAAAAACGTTTTGAAACTTTAATCgcgtttttctcagtttcaagtttttcaacatgggacaactatgcgtagaacggcagcagaTGTGAAAATGTGGGTACCATCAAAacggttgtgctacttttccccgaatgtcgtttccccgaatgacccatttccccgaatttccccacacccttctttattttataggcggttCTTTCAAGTTTAATTGTTCCTCAGACCTGCTGAAACCCTGGTGAATGAAGAATGGTGATAGGACTCCTTCTTTCCATTGCTACTCGTTCTTTCTAGAACCGAATTGATTCCAACGATCTGTCTAACTATGGTAGGTTATCTTTTTGAATAACTTAGTTCCCAGGACATCAACATTTTGTGGCAAGTGATCATTTCGAACAAGAAAGTAATATAaagtcttttcggggaaacgggccattcggggaaccggcgttcggggaaacgacatttaGGGAAccggcattcggggaaaagtagcacaatcccATCAATACTAGGAGGGGGTCTCCAGCCTTATATACTACCGTAtgaagcatagttgtcccatgttttaTGGGAATTCCTATTACATACATCGAAAAACTATGCTGCATGCAGTATAGGAACAAcaatatagggtaattttccaattgttgcacggctaaaaattcgctaattgttgcacacctcataagaataacatggagtgtgcaacaataggcaagtttttagccgtgcaacaattggaaaattaccctaattatCAATAAATATTGGATCGGTACCCACATTaaatattaaaaatttaaaaaagaaaataaattaagcAAATCTCTTCCACTATTCTTCCCAACAGTCTTCGGCCACGAACTGGGCGAATGCCCCGACGATGAGACATACTAGACCACACCAGGCCAGATGAATGCGCATGTGCTTCGACAAAAGCAGCAGTGAACCCCCGAATGCACCCTAATTTACTACATACCTACTCGTTCTCAATCAGCAACAGCAGACTGTTGATCTTATTTGTCCATCGTTTACTTTTTTACGTTgatcgtagtttttttttcaagttgatGGTGTAAAGAAGACCAGTTGAATGGTGTTCGTTATTTTAGGCGAAAAGCTCCAAAGCTTTCTACATACAATTTACAATAAAACCCACAAactatttattttaatttgtagTGAAACTTTGTTCCGACAAGACTAGGAAGGCCAAAATAGCAAATCCAAGGAGAACAATAATGATGAACATAATCAAAAATGCACAGTGTTAGATACGAGTTAAGCTACCAGTGCACACGATCAAATATCTCCAAGGTTCTTTACCGGAGCCAAGTGATGTCCTGATGTCCTAATTCATAAAAATCATCACAAAACAACGTTTTTCAATGAAGTCATCATTTCGTAACGAAAGTACCAGCGATTATCGTTCTTTTCATTCTGTCctcatatttgttacaattaaaaATAGGTACCTACTAGTATAGAACATTAATAGTTGTGTTTTAGATAGGGATCAAATAGAAATACTTTAAAAATTACAAACCGTCCTCCATCCTCCCAGGGAAAATGATTGAGAAACTCCCCACCGTCGTCGTCCACCCCCCCTCATTAATCACCACCCTCCTTCTTGTCCTTGTACGCCTCCTTGAAACGTTCCTCGAACAGCGACAGCTCCGACAGCAGATCGGTGATGGCATTCATGAACGCTTCCTGCGGCGAGTAATCCGAGGTGGTCTGGATCCGGATGACGAACTTGTGCTCCAGCGGGTGGGGCAGCTTGTAGCCGGCGAAGAGCACGTTCGGATCCTTGAGCAGTTGGCtgtcgaaaagaaaaaaaaaaaggggAAAAGGAAAGCTGTGATTACCAATATCATCTATACAGGAAGCCGGTGGAATTACTTGCGGATCATGTTTCCCAGGGTGTGATCCTCCTTGTTGACGGTGAAGATAGCGGCGTTCGGCACTTTGGTGTCCAGTTCCTTGATGATTCTGATGGTGCGATAGCGAGAGCGGGTTAGTTTCAGCTGGGTCACTTCGATATTCCGGCGTTTGTACTTACTTTTTCTCGCCCTCGTACAGCAGGAACGATTCGAAGGTTGGCGGTGCGTTCATGTTGACGAAATTTCACTAGCAAATTCTATAGATTTTTCGAAATAAATCCTCCAACATTCACGAAACTGCCGATTCTGCTTGGTGCTGCTGCGTTTTATTTTGGCTTGCGTGCGGTCGGGCGAACTGTCAGGTTGAGTTGTCAAAAGCAAAATGGGTGCGTTCAGTGCTGGTCAACAGAGATGCAAGTGGTGCCAAGTTTTGATTTTCATTTTTGTACAGTAGAAGTCTGAATTTTTGTTCTGATCGCTTGAATCTCACATCAGGACATTGAACGAGACATTGATTTTCCGAATAGAAAAATATATTTAATTGGCTTCCGAGGGGAATGGCAGCAGATAGAATAGATCCAAACCATACCTGAACAGCACCGGATATGGTTTATGGTCCATCCTCTACCATAATCAAAATGGTATATTCGACCGTAAGCCGACCATAGCTGGATAATGTTCTGACCATAATGGGTGATGTTTTTGAAGACTCGACCATACGGACAACGGGTCGTTAAGTATGTTTACCGTTTCAAAATCAGATTTTCTGCATACTCAATATAGTTGACCAATCTACATCTGGAAAGTTGATACTATGGTTGGGAAAAAATATTACTATAACCTCGACAACGACGAAAAACAGTACGACTATGGttagattctttttttttcttgtttttaaataaatatttgtcAATTAATTTTGTAACCATTTATTACAAAACATTACAGAACAATTACAGTTGCAACAGCTCATGAATATTTTCACTATACACCATTGGCGGAAGCCTCTTCGCGATCACGAGAACCGAATCCAAGCAGGGAATACAGATCTATTTATGAATACCTGGCGTAACTGCAGAGGTATTCGTCCCTGACCGAGTTCCTGACCGCATCTCGTATCTTTTCCGATTATTAGCGCTATGACGGCTGCATGTTCCTGCTACTGGTGCAACTGGTCGTTATTTGACGACATGATTGAATGAAGTGCAAGACAAAAACGCCGCAGCACGTcttcatgtacattcaatttggaTCTGAAGCAGAAAAAATGCAATGAAATAACGTTTTTCCAAAAATCCCCTGTATTACTTACCATcgatataccacagacaaacagacgtaactccatgaacgattttcatggaaatccatcgtccagctcacactatcatcacctggtggaaaagttgcacgaatcgctgtgttgtgcaatatcgtcaacagaaggcgctagtgtgaaacgtcaaacgcatagaaaaacgatgcgcacgcctcaggttgtgaaagccacaactatgaaaatttaaaatgatcgttaaaagcgtggtcgatggaaattttgcaaatgttacgtctgtttgtctgtggatatacTTTGGAGAACACTTTGCAGCAACAATCAGAGCAACAAAAGTTATTGGAATAATATTTACACAAGAAAACTTGGAGGACATAcaacaaaacttttttgtttacgCGAGCGCAAAGATGGCTGACAGTAATTTCCAGCCGAAACGGTGTACCACAGCTGATGCAGTACAAATATATTCCGATATGGTAGACCCAGATGTGTTCAAAACGGATACATTATCATACTTTTTATGAACCATAGTGGATAATATTACAACAATGCTTGGCTTCCACCTATGGTGTTACCGTAATCTGAAGAACATTTCGAAACCATAGTCGTAATAGGTTACCATTTTCAATGCGTTCGTGAAACGGTTTGTCTAGTTTGAAAAATGGTAAATTTCTATGCGGGAAGCCTTCAGAGGATATCGCCGTAATGATTACTTTCGGTATATTTGGTAAGGGATAGTGAACGCTTTCAAAAAGGATAGAACGATTAGAAACGGATATATGTGGATATTTTCGCCCACTTCTCTTCATCCTGTCAACAAACTGTTGACTGAGCTGTCAAATGTGAACATAAACAAATAATTTTGATGGCTTTAGCTTCTTGGGTTCCACTTCGGATTCCATTACCGAGGGGAATGGCAGATAcggattttttgtgaatttcgctACTTTTATTCCTTTAAACCCCCAAATGATAGCTTATctaagaaattatttttttcatatccTTCCCAAACCCCCATCAATCCGTCGCTATCTGTTTCTAACCGTGTCCAAACCTCCAACGATTTGAAAGCGCTCACGGTGGTTTCATCGTGAACGTACTCTAGTAAGGATGTTTTTACGAAAGATAAatgtcaaaacaaaaaaaaaacattaatcaaAACAGAAGTCGGAATCCGAGGGGGACGACTCTTCCAGATATTCTAGATTTTAAGCCAAAACCTACAAGAATTCACAATTTTTCTCATTATTTCAACGAAACTGAAAAAGTCCACGAAAATCGATTAAAATCATCAATATCcgaaatatccgataaaatcgattataatgtTGGCATATCccgaggggggcgacacatcTAGATTATCACATTTTAACCAAAAATCTTACTCATCTTATGCACTGTGTATTATCTGTGTCTATCACGTTTCCATCTtgctttattttcagattcgttctgagcttaatgttgtcgttcatcatttgatgtcacctaagtgtatttgatgcttgggtgtgaactaggggtaggcggggcataatgagcaggtggggcataatgagcaccttgtattttcactgtaaatcttcaaattaacaaaacaagttgcttgattgtagccttattatctaaaatccaatgagttgatgacaaaacattagtaaaaaaaatccgtttaccttgaaatattaatcaaaatgcgtaaagtggccatatactgggaaaatattataagaatcaggtgacctaaaataaggttttgggtatcgaaatcacaacttagtgggcatctatcgattttcttgatattccctaggccaatgaaatgtatttgtaacacttttgaactatttgtataattattttgttgaaaaaatatgcttcaaagagttggtagtagggtggggcagaatgagcaactagtgaaaaaaataatgaaaatggtaaacatcttcaacaaacaaattttaattttgtttttctctgttttgatgcatatagtaaggttttgtctgtaactttcaatttattagctttaaaatCTCAGTATCTGTATAATATCACCGtttgaaaattcctcaatagaagactcattggaaccccacagttccctacaaattaaaccccgtaatcccttcaaattctcattgatggttgccggtatgctttatcattgacaagaatagtcaattagcatttgattgtgtacaaaactgatattgatcataCTGCCCCAcccagggtgctcattatgccccacccccaaaacgtaactcgcgattttatacgtttttaaaaacataaaattctacaacattaataactttattcggaatttcaacgattagcttttgtcagttaaggttcaaatgaggattgaacgataaaattacacattggttgcacttaatttactggatttggtggcaaaatgcttaagctgctcattatgccccgcctacccctacattttatttcagattcgttctgagcttaatgttgtcgttcatcatttgatgtcacctaagcgtatttgatgcttgggtgtgatccagactttattttcagattcgttctgagcttaatgttgtcgttcatcatttgatgtcacctaagtgtatttgatgcttgggtgtgaagggtgtgaactacattttatttcagattcgttctgagcttaatgctgtcgttcatcatttgatgttacctaagtgtatttgatgcttgggtgtgaactacattttatttcagattcgttctgagcttaatgctgtcgttcaaaattttatgtcacctaagtgtatttgatgcttgggtgtgatccagactttattttcagattcgttctgagcttaatgttgtcgttcatcatttgatgtcacctaagtgtatttgatgcttgggtgtgatccagactttattttcagattcgttctgagcttaatgttgtcgttcatcatttgatgttacctaagtgtatttgatgcttgggtgtgaactacattttatttcagattcgttctgagcttaatgttgtcgttcatcatttgatgtcacctaagtgtatttgatgcttgagtgtaatctagactttatttcagattcgtgctGAGCTtattgttgtcgttcatcatttgatgtcacctaagtgtatttgatgcttgggtgtaatctagactttatttcagattcgtgctGAGCTtattgttgtcgttcatcatttgatgtcacctaagtgtatttcaTGCTtgagtgtaatctagactttatttcagattcgtgctGAGCTtattgttgtcgttcatcatttgatgttacctaagtgtatttgatgcttgagtgtaatctagactttatttcagattcgtgctGAGCTtattgttgtcgttcatcatttgatgtcacctaagtgtatttgatgcttgagtgtaatctagactttatttcagattcgtgctGAGCTtattgttgtcgttcatcatttgatgttacctaagtgtatttgatgcttgagtgtaatctagactttatttcagattcgttctgagcttattgttgtcgttcatcatttgatgtcacctaagtgtatttgatgcttgggtgtgaactacattttatttcagattcgttctgagcttaatgctgtcgttcatcatttgatgtcacctaagtgtatttgatgcttgggtgtgatccagactttattttcagattcgttctgagcttaatgttgtcg contains the following coding sequences:
- the LOC109417715 gene encoding DNA-directed RNA polymerase II subunit RPB11, encoding MNAPPTFESFLLYEGEKKIIKELDTKVPNAAIFTVNKEDHTLGNMIRNQLLKDPNVLFAGYKLPHPLEHKFVIRIQTTSDYSPQEAFMNAITDLLSELSLFEERFKEAYKDKKEGGD